Below is a window of Candidatus Saganbacteria bacterium DNA.
CTTTTTTATCGACGGCGCAGAATGTCGTGGCCGTGCCGAAATCGATCACTATCAGGGGCTTTCCGTAAAGGATCATCGCGGCGTAAGAATCGGCAAGCCGGTCCACTCCGATCTCATTTTTATTCTTCAATAAGATCTTCATAAGGCCGTTGAAAGTGGCCGCGTTCAAAAAGAAAGGCTCTATACCGAACAATCTATTGAGAATTCGCCCGATATTCTTCTCAACAGCAGGGACCACCGATGAAATAATGACGCCTTCGATGAAAGCGCCTTTAAAAGAGAAGAATTGTTTTTTGTAATCGTTTAAATACGTACTAAATCGGAATTTCTTTATTAAACGGTCATTTTCAAAAAGACCGGCGACGATATTCGTATTCCCGATATCGACGGTCAAGAGCATGGAAGGATTATAACATAATGGCTCTAAGCGCTGATACTTTTATGTTTAGCGGGCGGACTTGCTCGGCTGGTAGTTCGAGAGCCTCATCCTCTCGCGCATCGCGATCGGAAGGGTGTTCAGCAGGTTCTTTACGGTCCCGAACCTTTTTTTCTCGAGGCGGTGGGTGCAGCTTTCAAAGAATTCGCAGGGTTCTCCGACGACGGTGACCTCTTTGCATCGGGGACATTTGATCTCCCCGTCTTTCATGAGGAGCTTGTTGCATGACGGGCATCTTGTCTCTTTTTTCATCTTGATCCTGCTGCCTTTCCCTGCCCAAAATCCGTTCTATTAATGTATCGACAACTTTCCCCCGAAATTTCACTGAAAATTCGATATTATTCAGATCGATATCTTCAGTCATTCTGGAGCTTGTCTATCATCCTGATCTGCCTGACACTTGTTCTCAGCGTTGTTTCTCCCGGTTTTAATATCCACATTCCGGCCGGATTGAAACCTCTTTCCTTTGTTACAGGGAACTTTCGCCAACCCGGATTAAAGGGATCAGTGACACACGGTGCGAATTCAAAGCAAATTGCATTCGCGGCTAACGGGTTGCTGCTTTTCGGCGGAGCATATACCTGCAGGGCATGTATCAAAGGAAAATCCTTCGGGAAAGGCGTGGACACCTCCACTCCCCATCCCGCGGAAGGATAAAAGGCTCTTGCGGCATACTGTCTGAAATCTGTGTTGCCCGGCATCTGCTCTTCTCTCAATCGGATAATACAATGGTCAAGAAATTTATCCCCTAAAACGCGGTCCTTGAGCGGGCCGCAGAACAGATCATCGAAGGGGGTTTCCTGTCTGTCAATAAAAGGGTTCGGTTTAAAAACAGGGAGCAGTGTCTCTCCCTTCACGAACGGATCGGTTTTTGTCCGGATAAAGCTGTCTCCGGCGAGACTTATCATGACTTCGCTCCTCTTTTGTCCCTTTGGGATCTTAAAATAAGCATGGTCGGTGTCTGAAAAGAATGTCGGAACATTGCCGGGATTGGAAGGGTAAGTGCTCCTTCCCAGAACCCCGTCTGTCAAACTGATCGTCTGGAACAATTGAATAGTTGAGAACCACTCTGTCTCCGGTATAGTAGCCGTTGCGGTGATCGCCGCGGAATTATTGCAGGTATTTAAATTCACATCTACAATTTTCCATTCAAGAAGCGACCCGTACCCGTGAAGCCCGAGCCCGTGAAGCATTACACCGTCTGCATCCACAGGTATCACCTGTGTGTGGCCGTTGATTTTTATAGTTCTCATACCGTCTCCGTATTTCTCAATCGCCTTGACCCTGTTCTGCACCGGACAAATATAAGCACCGAACATCGCGCTGCCCCAGGTGCGGCGTTCATCGTTACCGATCCAGCCCACGGATTGCCGGTAAGACGGCATGGTCCTTATCAGGTCCACCCGTCTGCCGCTGTTATCCGTTCCTTTGATATCCAGGACAGTCATCCCTTTTAAGCGGACACCAACCGTGTCGATAATTCCTTTTCTGCCTTTATTATGCAACACGAA
It encodes the following:
- a CDS encoding type III pantothenate kinase gives rise to the protein MLLTVDIGNTNIVAGLFENDRLIKKFRFSTYLNDYKKQFFSFKGAFIEGVIISSVVPAVEKNIGRILNRLFGIEPFFLNAATFNGLMKILLKNKNEIGVDRLADSYAAMILYGKPLIVIDFGTATTFCAVDKKGSYLGGAISPGVAISRDALHEKTAKLPLVALKVPVKAIGGSTVSAMQSGIIYGYAGIVESLVKRFREKLGKKTRVVATGGLAGIISSQTDIIDVVDPDLTLKGLNLIWKAIWKS